One Lepus europaeus isolate LE1 chromosome 7, mLepTim1.pri, whole genome shotgun sequence DNA segment encodes these proteins:
- the SLC39A13 gene encoding zinc transporter ZIP13 isoform X3 — translation MPGCPCSGCGMAGRRLLFLTALVLDLLGGAGGAQPALRSRGAAAACRLDNKESESWGALLGAERLDTWICSLLGSLMVGLSGVFPLLVIPLEMGTMLRSEAGARRLKQLLSFALGGLLGNVFLHLLPEAWAYTCSASTGGEGQSLQQQQQLGLWVIAGFLTFLALEKMFLDSKEKEGTSQAPSKDPTTAAAAAAALSGGHCLAQPAAEPGLRAVVRSIKVSGYLNLLANTIDNFTHGLAVAASFLVSKKIGLLTTMAILLHEIPHEVGDFAILLRAGFDRWSAAKLQLSTALGGLLGACFAICTQSPKGRRRWPGSCPSPPGASSTSRW, via the exons ATGCCTGGATgtccctgctctggctgtggcaTGGCGGGCCGAAGGCTCCTCTTCCTCACTGCCCTTGTCCTGGAtctcctgggaggggctgggggtgcccaGCCGGCCCTCCGGAGCCGGGGGGCTGCCGCGGCCTGTCGCCTGGACAACAAGGAGAGCGAGTCCTGGGGGGCCCTGCTGGGCGCAGAGAGACTGGACACCTGGATCTGCTCGCTCCTGGGCTCCCTCATGGTGGGGCTCAGTGGGGTATTCCCGTTGCTTGTCATTCCCCTGGAGATGGGGACCATGCTGCGCTCAGAAG CCGGGGCTCGGCGCCTGAAGCAGCTGCTCAGCTTTGCCTTGGGGGGCCTCTTGGGCAATGTATTTCTGCACCTGCTACCTGAAGCTTGGGCCTACACGTGCAGCGCCAGCACTG GTGGCGAGgggcagagcctgcagcagcaacagcagctggggctctgggtCATTGCTGGCTTCCTGACCTTCCTGGCGTTGGAGAAGATGTTCCTGGACAGCAAGGAGAAGGAGGGGACCAGCCAG GCCCCCAGCAAAGACCccactactgctgctgctgctgctgccgcgcTCAGCGGAGGCCACTGTCTGGCCCAGCCGGCTGCAGAGCCCGGCCTGAGAGCCGTGGTCCGGAGCATCAAA GTCAGCGGCTATCTCAACCTGCTAGCCAACACCATAGACAACTTCACCCACGGGCTGGCTGTGGCCGCCAGCTTCCTCGTGAGCAAGAAG ATCGGGCTCCTGACCACCATGGCCATCCTCCTGCACGAGATTCCCCATGAG GTGGGCGACTTTGCCATCCTGCTCCGGGCCGGCTTTGACCGATGGAGCGCGGCCAAGCTGCAGCTCTCCACGGCGCTGGGGGGCCTGCTGGGCGCCTGCTTCGCCATCTGTACGCAGTCCCCCAAGGGA AGGAGACGGTGGCCTGGATCCTGCCCTTCACCTCCGGGGGCTTCCTCTACATCGCGCTGGTGA
- the SLC39A13 gene encoding zinc transporter ZIP13 isoform X1, with product MPGCPCSGCGMAGRRLLFLTALVLDLLGGAGGAQPALRSRGAAAACRLDNKESESWGALLGAERLDTWICSLLGSLMVGLSGVFPLLVIPLEMGTMLRSEAGARRLKQLLSFALGGLLGNVFLHLLPEAWAYTCSASTGGEGQSLQQQQQLGLWVIAGFLTFLALEKMFLDSKEKEGTSQAPSKDPTTAAAAAAALSGGHCLAQPAAEPGLRAVVRSIKVSGYLNLLANTIDNFTHGLAVAASFLVSKKIGLLTTMAILLHEIPHEVGDFAILLRAGFDRWSAAKLQLSTALGGLLGACFAICTQSPKGVEETVAWILPFTSGGFLYIALVNVLPDLLEEDDPWHSLQQVLLLCTGIVVMVLFSLFVE from the exons ATGCCTGGATgtccctgctctggctgtggcaTGGCGGGCCGAAGGCTCCTCTTCCTCACTGCCCTTGTCCTGGAtctcctgggaggggctgggggtgcccaGCCGGCCCTCCGGAGCCGGGGGGCTGCCGCGGCCTGTCGCCTGGACAACAAGGAGAGCGAGTCCTGGGGGGCCCTGCTGGGCGCAGAGAGACTGGACACCTGGATCTGCTCGCTCCTGGGCTCCCTCATGGTGGGGCTCAGTGGGGTATTCCCGTTGCTTGTCATTCCCCTGGAGATGGGGACCATGCTGCGCTCAGAAG CCGGGGCTCGGCGCCTGAAGCAGCTGCTCAGCTTTGCCTTGGGGGGCCTCTTGGGCAATGTATTTCTGCACCTGCTACCTGAAGCTTGGGCCTACACGTGCAGCGCCAGCACTG GTGGCGAGgggcagagcctgcagcagcaacagcagctggggctctgggtCATTGCTGGCTTCCTGACCTTCCTGGCGTTGGAGAAGATGTTCCTGGACAGCAAGGAGAAGGAGGGGACCAGCCAG GCCCCCAGCAAAGACCccactactgctgctgctgctgctgccgcgcTCAGCGGAGGCCACTGTCTGGCCCAGCCGGCTGCAGAGCCCGGCCTGAGAGCCGTGGTCCGGAGCATCAAA GTCAGCGGCTATCTCAACCTGCTAGCCAACACCATAGACAACTTCACCCACGGGCTGGCTGTGGCCGCCAGCTTCCTCGTGAGCAAGAAG ATCGGGCTCCTGACCACCATGGCCATCCTCCTGCACGAGATTCCCCATGAG GTGGGCGACTTTGCCATCCTGCTCCGGGCCGGCTTTGACCGATGGAGCGCGGCCAAGCTGCAGCTCTCCACGGCGCTGGGGGGCCTGCTGGGCGCCTGCTTCGCCATCTGTACGCAGTCCCCCAAGGGAGTAG AGGAGACGGTGGCCTGGATCCTGCCCTTCACCTCCGGGGGCTTCCTCTACATCGCGCTGGTGAACGTGCTGCCCGACCTCCTGGAGGAAGACGACCCGTG GCACTCCCTGCAGCAAGTGCTCCTGCTCTGCACGGGCATCGTGGTGATGGTGCTGTTCTCGCTCTTCGTGGAGTAG
- the SLC39A13 gene encoding zinc transporter ZIP13 isoform X2: MPGCPCSGCGMAGRRLLFLTALVLDLLGGAGGAQPALRSRGAAAACRLDNKESESWGALLGAERLDTWICSLLGSLMVGLSGVFPLLVIPLEMGTMLRSEAGARRLKQLLSFALGGLLGNVFLHLLPEAWAYTCSASTGGEGQSLQQQQQLGLWVIAGFLTFLALEKMFLDSKEKEGTSQVSGYLNLLANTIDNFTHGLAVAASFLVSKKIGLLTTMAILLHEIPHEVGDFAILLRAGFDRWSAAKLQLSTALGGLLGACFAICTQSPKGVEETVAWILPFTSGGFLYIALVNVLPDLLEEDDPWHSLQQVLLLCTGIVVMVLFSLFVE; this comes from the exons ATGCCTGGATgtccctgctctggctgtggcaTGGCGGGCCGAAGGCTCCTCTTCCTCACTGCCCTTGTCCTGGAtctcctgggaggggctgggggtgcccaGCCGGCCCTCCGGAGCCGGGGGGCTGCCGCGGCCTGTCGCCTGGACAACAAGGAGAGCGAGTCCTGGGGGGCCCTGCTGGGCGCAGAGAGACTGGACACCTGGATCTGCTCGCTCCTGGGCTCCCTCATGGTGGGGCTCAGTGGGGTATTCCCGTTGCTTGTCATTCCCCTGGAGATGGGGACCATGCTGCGCTCAGAAG CCGGGGCTCGGCGCCTGAAGCAGCTGCTCAGCTTTGCCTTGGGGGGCCTCTTGGGCAATGTATTTCTGCACCTGCTACCTGAAGCTTGGGCCTACACGTGCAGCGCCAGCACTG GTGGCGAGgggcagagcctgcagcagcaacagcagctggggctctgggtCATTGCTGGCTTCCTGACCTTCCTGGCGTTGGAGAAGATGTTCCTGGACAGCAAGGAGAAGGAGGGGACCAGCCAG GTCAGCGGCTATCTCAACCTGCTAGCCAACACCATAGACAACTTCACCCACGGGCTGGCTGTGGCCGCCAGCTTCCTCGTGAGCAAGAAG ATCGGGCTCCTGACCACCATGGCCATCCTCCTGCACGAGATTCCCCATGAG GTGGGCGACTTTGCCATCCTGCTCCGGGCCGGCTTTGACCGATGGAGCGCGGCCAAGCTGCAGCTCTCCACGGCGCTGGGGGGCCTGCTGGGCGCCTGCTTCGCCATCTGTACGCAGTCCCCCAAGGGAGTAG AGGAGACGGTGGCCTGGATCCTGCCCTTCACCTCCGGGGGCTTCCTCTACATCGCGCTGGTGAACGTGCTGCCCGACCTCCTGGAGGAAGACGACCCGTG GCACTCCCTGCAGCAAGTGCTCCTGCTCTGCACGGGCATCGTGGTGATGGTGCTGTTCTCGCTCTTCGTGGAGTAG